In a genomic window of Anoxybacter fermentans:
- a CDS encoding sigma 54-interacting transcriptional regulator has protein sequence MIRWKITTGNRVGMVYDVLRVFAEENISIISMEVIPEQIHLKIERLNQTTVKKLKQKLFKIPEVYNIESVEVMPQEEREQQLRTVLDSISEGIIAINREGRITTLNPASEKIFHCPQEKLLNQPIQEFLGEEVPIISCLREGKSYDNKEMMIDTPEGRSHYLTSGRPIRDEHGNVIGAVAVMKDIHQVRQLIYKMTQPSMITFDDIIYQSQAMQQVVKLAEKAARSNSTILIRGESGTGKELFARAIHMSSMRRDKPFIPINCGALPDSLLESELFGYEEGTFTGARKGGKQGLFELAQGGTLFLDEIGELPTHLQVKLLRVLQEGKVRRLGSSKEQTVDVRIISATNKNLEKMVQHKEFREDLYYRLNVIPINIPPLRQRREDIPLLIDYFLQLFSREVGKSDLKIEDKAMKGLLEYDWPGNVRELRNAIERAVYLTNNNRITWSDLFPEQPELNKSNAAVEVKINRITALEEVVAAAERSLLQKVVKEYNSSRQMGKVLGVSHTTVLNKLKKYNLL, from the coding sequence ATGATAAGATGGAAAATAACCACTGGAAATAGGGTTGGGATGGTTTATGATGTATTACGAGTTTTTGCAGAAGAGAATATCAGTATAATTTCTATGGAAGTAATACCGGAACAGATTCACTTAAAGATAGAACGGCTAAATCAGACTACTGTTAAAAAATTAAAACAAAAATTATTTAAGATACCGGAGGTTTACAATATTGAATCTGTGGAAGTGATGCCTCAAGAAGAGCGAGAACAGCAGTTGCGTACTGTACTCGATTCTATAAGTGAAGGGATTATTGCTATCAATAGAGAAGGAAGAATTACCACTTTAAATCCAGCTTCTGAGAAAATTTTTCACTGCCCTCAAGAAAAATTATTGAATCAGCCGATTCAGGAATTTTTAGGAGAAGAAGTACCCATTATTTCCTGTCTTCGAGAGGGTAAAAGTTATGATAATAAAGAGATGATGATTGATACTCCAGAGGGGAGATCCCACTATTTGACCAGTGGTCGCCCTATTCGGGATGAACACGGTAATGTGATTGGTGCAGTCGCAGTAATGAAAGATATTCACCAGGTCCGGCAGTTGATTTATAAAATGACCCAACCATCTATGATTACTTTTGATGATATTATCTATCAAAGTCAGGCTATGCAGCAGGTAGTCAAATTGGCTGAAAAAGCGGCGCGAAGTAATTCAACTATTTTAATCCGTGGTGAGAGCGGTACCGGCAAAGAACTTTTTGCCAGGGCCATCCATATGTCCAGTATGCGTAGAGATAAGCCCTTTATCCCCATTAACTGTGGTGCCCTACCTGACTCTTTACTTGAGAGTGAGCTTTTTGGATATGAAGAAGGAACATTTACAGGTGCAAGAAAAGGTGGTAAACAGGGGTTATTTGAATTGGCCCAGGGCGGAACACTTTTTTTAGATGAGATTGGGGAATTACCAACCCATTTGCAGGTAAAACTTCTCCGTGTGCTTCAGGAAGGAAAGGTACGGAGATTGGGAAGCTCGAAGGAACAGACGGTGGATGTTAGAATTATCTCTGCTACTAATAAAAATTTAGAAAAGATGGTTCAGCATAAGGAATTTAGAGAAGATCTCTATTATAGGTTAAATGTAATTCCCATTAATATTCCACCCCTTCGTCAGCGGCGGGAAGATATTCCTCTCCTAATCGATTATTTTTTACAGCTTTTTTCAAGGGAAGTGGGTAAATCCGATCTAAAAATTGAAGATAAGGCAATGAAGGGGCTTTTAGAATATGATTGGCCTGGTAATGTAAGGGAACTGAGAAATGCCATAGAAAGGGCTGTTTATCTAACGAATAATAATCGAATAACCTGGTCTGATCTTTTTCCAGAACAACCGGAATTAAATAAAAGTAATGCAGCAGTTGAAGTCAAAATAAACAGGATTACTGCATTAGAAGAAGTTGTAGCTGCTGCAGAACGCTCATTGCTGCAAAAGGTGGTAAAAGAATACAACAGTTCACGACAGATGGGAAAAGTATTAGGAGTCTCCCATACTACGGTTTTAAACAAGTTAAAAAAATATAATCTTCTATAA
- the megL gene encoding methionine gamma-lyase, protein MKKKHHHDKNWGFATRAVHVGSEPCPVTGALTTPIYQTSTFVFDDVDQGARRFAGEEEGYIYTRLGNPTQRALEIKIADLEGGDDAIVCGSGMAAVSGIFFSLVRQGDHIVAGESIYGCTHVFLSEMLPKYGVNTTFVDTTKLENIEAAIRKNTKVIYIESPTNPTMSLTDIEGVVALARKYNCKVVMDNTFMSPYFQRPLEMGVDIVLHSATKYINGHGDVVAGVIIGDQEFIDHCRMTAIKDIGGIIGPFECYLMIRGLKTLAIRMEKCNANAMEIAQFLENHPKVERVYYPGLKSHPQHELAKKQMTGFGGMMSFELIGGIEAGKILMNNVQLCKLAVSLGDVDTLIQHPASMTHSIVPREERLKAGITDGLVRLSVGIEDVEDIIADLDQALNKIK, encoded by the coding sequence ATGAAGAAAAAGCATCACCATGATAAGAACTGGGGCTTTGCAACCCGGGCTGTTCATGTTGGAAGTGAGCCGTGTCCTGTAACAGGTGCTTTAACAACACCTATTTATCAAACATCCACTTTTGTTTTCGATGATGTGGATCAGGGAGCCAGACGCTTTGCTGGTGAGGAGGAAGGTTATATTTATACCCGTTTAGGTAATCCTACCCAGCGTGCTCTGGAAATAAAGATTGCTGATTTAGAAGGTGGAGATGATGCTATTGTTTGCGGTTCTGGAATGGCTGCTGTTTCTGGAATTTTCTTCAGTTTAGTGCGTCAGGGTGATCATATTGTCGCTGGTGAATCCATTTATGGTTGCACCCATGTTTTTTTATCCGAAATGCTACCGAAATACGGGGTTAATACAACCTTTGTTGATACTACTAAACTTGAAAATATTGAAGCTGCTATCCGGAAAAATACAAAAGTTATCTATATCGAATCTCCTACCAATCCGACTATGAGTCTTACTGATATTGAAGGTGTGGTAGCGCTAGCTAGAAAATATAATTGTAAGGTAGTTATGGATAATACTTTTATGTCACCTTATTTTCAGCGGCCCTTGGAAATGGGAGTGGATATTGTTTTACATAGTGCGACGAAATATATCAATGGTCATGGCGATGTAGTGGCAGGAGTTATCATTGGTGACCAGGAATTTATTGATCATTGCCGGATGACAGCTATTAAAGATATAGGTGGAATCATTGGACCATTTGAGTGTTATTTGATGATCAGGGGATTGAAAACTTTAGCCATAAGAATGGAAAAATGTAATGCAAATGCTATGGAGATTGCTCAATTCCTTGAAAATCATCCAAAGGTGGAACGGGTTTACTATCCGGGCTTAAAAAGCCATCCGCAGCATGAACTGGCCAAAAAACAGATGACTGGATTTGGTGGCATGATGAGTTTTGAACTAATTGGCGGTATTGAAGCAGGTAAGATATTAATGAATAATGTTCAACTCTGTAAATTAGCTGTTAGTTTAGGGGATGTTGATACATTGATTCAGCATCCGGCCTCTATGACCCACTCTATAGTGCCGCGGGAAGAAAGATTGAAAGCAGGTATCACCGATGGGTTGGTCAGGTTATCTGTTGGTATTGAGGATGTGGAAGATATTATTGCTGATTTAGATCAGGCTTTAAATAAAATTAAATAA